From the Quercus lobata isolate SW786 chromosome 6, ValleyOak3.0 Primary Assembly, whole genome shotgun sequence genome, one window contains:
- the LOC115949943 gene encoding uncharacterized protein LOC115949943, with amino-acid sequence MASEVIDKLKCINLIEEEGEVIKVRWRQCEQILEEYSLSHLGKFHTTRPFNQQVAKNFLRLAWKFGPELKIVKVGDGLLQFKFAMESQLQWVVNNGPWSFDNQLLLLRSEEVGTDIGKGLGCVVEVDLKAIASDQARLLRIHVEISLDKPIRRGSKVQGSEGNTVWIAFTYERLIVLCFNCGRLGHKAKHCREPKDVDGNGSQYGDWLKGGFRKQNNGENNDHYNPP; translated from the exons ATGGCCTCAGAAGTCATAGACAAGTTGAAATGTATAAACTTAATAGAGGAGGAGGGGGAAGTTATCAAAGTCAGGTGGAGACAATGTGAACAGATCCTTGAGGAGTATTCCCTCAGTCATTTGGGGAAATTCCATACAACTCGACCTTTCAACCAACAGGTAGCAAAGAATTTTCTAAGATTGGCATGGAAGTTTGGACCGGAATTAAAAATTGTTAAGGTAGGCGATGGGTTGCTCCAGTTCAAATTTGCCATGGAAAGCCAATTGCAATGGGTGGTAAACAATGGACCATGGAGTTTTGATAACCAGTTACTCTTACTTCGGAG TGAAGAGGTGGGAACTGATATTGGCAAAGGCTTGGGTTGTGTGGTAGAAGTAGACTTAAAAGCGATAGCCTCAGATCAGGCTCGGTTGCTTCGAATTCATGTAGAGATCTCGTTGGATAAACCCATCCGTAGAGGTAGCAAAGTTCAAGGCTCAGAAGGCAATACGGTATGGATAGCCTTCACATATGAGAGATTGATTGTTCTATGCTTCAACTGTGGGAGGTTAGGCCATAAAGCGAAACATTGTAGAGAACCAAAGGATGTGGATGGGAATGGGAGTCAGTATGGAGATTGGCTTAAAGGAGGCTTTCGGAAACAGAATAACGGAGAGAATAATGATCACTACAACCCACCCTGA